From one Rhopalosiphum padi isolate XX-2018 chromosome 2, ASM2088224v1, whole genome shotgun sequence genomic stretch:
- the LOC132920241 gene encoding uncharacterized protein LOC132920241 isoform X2 translates to MKEHRTKGLRVTTTESIISDKNDSMTEGAEGCSDDPLASLQLDVASGGPSSESQQPESQAEVSTLCISSADNDIDKIIAGEWHGGECKSCCSRCAFREWRLVGDKLQLFCFKDYDALIATRPAIANIQFCFRFKSSPKCLKHPNVPNANCFIFFDIVSGDIHKNWMQVVRRLKETSANATVAQLRRWSQAVDENGNTALILGAKRLMNCGLFKRAYQFAVMMLKFGSDVNWLNNGGRSLITYTVHYMDQAIDITRLLLNCGATVWLEDCNSEARLHYVQLLKEYRTKTETDLQRCLTDDPIESPLDSIFTWFLRSVMIRRRMDDSCLRTLSLLSQSMGEDPTRMHSHVMRTMFSHAQCYNIFGPVFFQIKKALAPQWVQPHSLQQLCRKSIRRSLFRGRHGNAHPDTVAELNLPKPLESYVSYHD, encoded by the exons TGACAAAAATGACAGTATGACCGAGGGTGCAGAAGGTTGTAGCGACGACCCGCTGGCTTCATTGCAGTTAGACGTCGCTTCCGGTGGTCCATCGTCAGAAAGCCAACAACCAGAGAGCCAGGCGGAAGTGTCCACGCTGTGTATATCATCGGCAGACAATGATATCGACAAAATAATCGCCGGTGAATGGCACGGAGGAGAATGCAAAA GTTGCTGCAGCAGGTGTGCGTTCAGAGAATGGAGGCTGGTTGGTGATAAGTTgcagttattttgttttaaagacTATGATGCATTGATAGCAACTCGACCGGcg ATAGCGAACATACAGTTTTGCTTTCGGTTCAAGTCCAGCCCAAAATGTCTAAAGCATCCAAACGTGCCAAACGCcaattgtttcatattttttgacATCGTTTCGG GTGATATCCATAAAAATTGGATGCAAGTGGTACGCCGGTTGAAAGAGACATCAGCCAACGCAACCGTCGCACAGCTACGCAGGTGGTCGCAAGCTGTGGACGAGAACGGCAACACTGCGTTAATATTGGGCGCCAAGCGGCTAATGAACTGCGGATTGTTTAAACGCGCGTACCAGTTCGCAGTCATGATGCTGAAATTTGGTAGTGATGTAAACTGGCTGAATAACGGTGGTCGGTCGTTGATCACGTACACTGTTCATTACATGGATCAGGCGATAGACATCACAAGACTCTTATTGAACTGCGGAGCGACCGTTTGGCTAGAAG ATTGCAATTCGGAAGCTAGACTTCATTACGTGCAACTACTGAAGGAATACCGCACGAAAACGGAGACGGATCTTCAGAGATGCCTGACCGATGACCCGATTGAGAGCCCGTTGGACAGTATATTCACTTGGTTTCTACGATCCGTCATGATCAGAAGGCGCATGGACGACAGTTGCCTGCGCACATTGTCACTACTCTCACAG TCAATGGGCGAGGACCCGACCAGGATGCACTCGCACGTCATGCGCACTATGTTCAGTCACGCTCAGTGTTACAATATATTTGGACCAGTGTTCTTCCAGATCAAAAAAGCCCTGGCACCTCAGTGGGTGCAACCGCACTCGCTGCAGCAGTTGTGCCGCAAGTCCATACGGCGGTCGTTGTTCCGCGGCCGCCACGGTAACGCGCACCCCGACACGGTTGCCGAGCTAAACCTGCCCAAGCCCCTGGAGTCTTACGTCTCCTACCACGACTGA
- the LOC132920241 gene encoding uncharacterized protein LOC132920241 isoform X1 produces the protein MKEHRTKGLRVTTTESIISDKNDSMTEGAEGCSDDPLASLQLDVASGGPSSESQQPESQAEVSTLCISSADNDIDKIIAGEWHGGECKTGCCSRCAFREWRLVGDKLQLFCFKDYDALIATRPAIANIQFCFRFKSSPKCLKHPNVPNANCFIFFDIVSGDIHKNWMQVVRRLKETSANATVAQLRRWSQAVDENGNTALILGAKRLMNCGLFKRAYQFAVMMLKFGSDVNWLNNGGRSLITYTVHYMDQAIDITRLLLNCGATVWLEDCNSEARLHYVQLLKEYRTKTETDLQRCLTDDPIESPLDSIFTWFLRSVMIRRRMDDSCLRTLSLLSQSMGEDPTRMHSHVMRTMFSHAQCYNIFGPVFFQIKKALAPQWVQPHSLQQLCRKSIRRSLFRGRHGNAHPDTVAELNLPKPLESYVSYHD, from the exons TGACAAAAATGACAGTATGACCGAGGGTGCAGAAGGTTGTAGCGACGACCCGCTGGCTTCATTGCAGTTAGACGTCGCTTCCGGTGGTCCATCGTCAGAAAGCCAACAACCAGAGAGCCAGGCGGAAGTGTCCACGCTGTGTATATCATCGGCAGACAATGATATCGACAAAATAATCGCCGGTGAATGGCACGGAGGAGAATGCAAAA caGGTTGCTGCAGCAGGTGTGCGTTCAGAGAATGGAGGCTGGTTGGTGATAAGTTgcagttattttgttttaaagacTATGATGCATTGATAGCAACTCGACCGGcg ATAGCGAACATACAGTTTTGCTTTCGGTTCAAGTCCAGCCCAAAATGTCTAAAGCATCCAAACGTGCCAAACGCcaattgtttcatattttttgacATCGTTTCGG GTGATATCCATAAAAATTGGATGCAAGTGGTACGCCGGTTGAAAGAGACATCAGCCAACGCAACCGTCGCACAGCTACGCAGGTGGTCGCAAGCTGTGGACGAGAACGGCAACACTGCGTTAATATTGGGCGCCAAGCGGCTAATGAACTGCGGATTGTTTAAACGCGCGTACCAGTTCGCAGTCATGATGCTGAAATTTGGTAGTGATGTAAACTGGCTGAATAACGGTGGTCGGTCGTTGATCACGTACACTGTTCATTACATGGATCAGGCGATAGACATCACAAGACTCTTATTGAACTGCGGAGCGACCGTTTGGCTAGAAG ATTGCAATTCGGAAGCTAGACTTCATTACGTGCAACTACTGAAGGAATACCGCACGAAAACGGAGACGGATCTTCAGAGATGCCTGACCGATGACCCGATTGAGAGCCCGTTGGACAGTATATTCACTTGGTTTCTACGATCCGTCATGATCAGAAGGCGCATGGACGACAGTTGCCTGCGCACATTGTCACTACTCTCACAG TCAATGGGCGAGGACCCGACCAGGATGCACTCGCACGTCATGCGCACTATGTTCAGTCACGCTCAGTGTTACAATATATTTGGACCAGTGTTCTTCCAGATCAAAAAAGCCCTGGCACCTCAGTGGGTGCAACCGCACTCGCTGCAGCAGTTGTGCCGCAAGTCCATACGGCGGTCGTTGTTCCGCGGCCGCCACGGTAACGCGCACCCCGACACGGTTGCCGAGCTAAACCTGCCCAAGCCCCTGGAGTCTTACGTCTCCTACCACGACTGA
- the LOC132920241 gene encoding uncharacterized protein LOC132920241 isoform X3 codes for MTEGAEGCSDDPLASLQLDVASGGPSSESQQPESQAEVSTLCISSADNDIDKIIAGEWHGGECKTGCCSRCAFREWRLVGDKLQLFCFKDYDALIATRPAIANIQFCFRFKSSPKCLKHPNVPNANCFIFFDIVSGDIHKNWMQVVRRLKETSANATVAQLRRWSQAVDENGNTALILGAKRLMNCGLFKRAYQFAVMMLKFGSDVNWLNNGGRSLITYTVHYMDQAIDITRLLLNCGATVWLEDCNSEARLHYVQLLKEYRTKTETDLQRCLTDDPIESPLDSIFTWFLRSVMIRRRMDDSCLRTLSLLSQSMGEDPTRMHSHVMRTMFSHAQCYNIFGPVFFQIKKALAPQWVQPHSLQQLCRKSIRRSLFRGRHGNAHPDTVAELNLPKPLESYVSYHD; via the exons ATGACCGAGGGTGCAGAAGGTTGTAGCGACGACCCGCTGGCTTCATTGCAGTTAGACGTCGCTTCCGGTGGTCCATCGTCAGAAAGCCAACAACCAGAGAGCCAGGCGGAAGTGTCCACGCTGTGTATATCATCGGCAGACAATGATATCGACAAAATAATCGCCGGTGAATGGCACGGAGGAGAATGCAAAA caGGTTGCTGCAGCAGGTGTGCGTTCAGAGAATGGAGGCTGGTTGGTGATAAGTTgcagttattttgttttaaagacTATGATGCATTGATAGCAACTCGACCGGcg ATAGCGAACATACAGTTTTGCTTTCGGTTCAAGTCCAGCCCAAAATGTCTAAAGCATCCAAACGTGCCAAACGCcaattgtttcatattttttgacATCGTTTCGG GTGATATCCATAAAAATTGGATGCAAGTGGTACGCCGGTTGAAAGAGACATCAGCCAACGCAACCGTCGCACAGCTACGCAGGTGGTCGCAAGCTGTGGACGAGAACGGCAACACTGCGTTAATATTGGGCGCCAAGCGGCTAATGAACTGCGGATTGTTTAAACGCGCGTACCAGTTCGCAGTCATGATGCTGAAATTTGGTAGTGATGTAAACTGGCTGAATAACGGTGGTCGGTCGTTGATCACGTACACTGTTCATTACATGGATCAGGCGATAGACATCACAAGACTCTTATTGAACTGCGGAGCGACCGTTTGGCTAGAAG ATTGCAATTCGGAAGCTAGACTTCATTACGTGCAACTACTGAAGGAATACCGCACGAAAACGGAGACGGATCTTCAGAGATGCCTGACCGATGACCCGATTGAGAGCCCGTTGGACAGTATATTCACTTGGTTTCTACGATCCGTCATGATCAGAAGGCGCATGGACGACAGTTGCCTGCGCACATTGTCACTACTCTCACAG TCAATGGGCGAGGACCCGACCAGGATGCACTCGCACGTCATGCGCACTATGTTCAGTCACGCTCAGTGTTACAATATATTTGGACCAGTGTTCTTCCAGATCAAAAAAGCCCTGGCACCTCAGTGGGTGCAACCGCACTCGCTGCAGCAGTTGTGCCGCAAGTCCATACGGCGGTCGTTGTTCCGCGGCCGCCACGGTAACGCGCACCCCGACACGGTTGCCGAGCTAAACCTGCCCAAGCCCCTGGAGTCTTACGTCTCCTACCACGACTGA